A single Myxococcales bacterium DNA region contains:
- a CDS encoding transposase: MTSTAADLVEHVLPDVPLRQLVLTLPFELRARLAYDGELLGAVTRTFVDSVLAWYQRQARARGVPGGKSGAVTVVQRVNSDLRLSPHLHSLFLDGVFTEDEGGELVFHPLPFLTNDDVGGILQIVRARVLALLRRKGVIEDDAVARDAKLADSEPALAALAAASVTGTLPAGPALRRRDPIQLRCEAELHTKALCATEGGFSLHAATTARAGDAAGREALCASTSCARRSRTNAPSSLATTSCASSSRGRSATGPSRSTSTRSPSWCGSRPRCHLPASTPSGTPACSPPPASGEPESFPLRRRRHPRRMQKATRVARRAARPAARRRRTSRPPIVRDIALAELLMRAFKIDVERCDNCGGRMKLRHLVMATASIERYLAWLGEPSDPPRLAPARGPPYFKHPAIRRRLADPGEPAQAELFDAH, from the coding sequence ATGACCTCCACCGCGGCAGATCTGGTGGAGCACGTGCTCCCCGACGTCCCGCTGCGACAGCTCGTGCTCACGCTGCCGTTCGAGCTGCGTGCTCGGCTCGCCTATGACGGCGAGCTCCTCGGCGCGGTGACGCGGACCTTCGTGGACTCAGTGCTCGCCTGGTACCAGCGACAGGCGCGAGCTCGCGGCGTCCCTGGCGGCAAGAGCGGCGCGGTCACGGTCGTGCAACGCGTCAACTCGGACTTGCGACTCAGCCCGCACCTGCACTCCCTGTTTCTCGACGGAGTGTTCACCGAAGACGAAGGCGGCGAGCTCGTCTTCCATCCGCTGCCCTTCCTCACCAACGACGACGTCGGTGGCATTCTCCAGATCGTGCGTGCGCGCGTCCTCGCGCTCTTGCGGCGCAAGGGCGTGATCGAGGACGACGCAGTCGCCCGCGACGCCAAGCTCGCTGACAGCGAGCCCGCCCTCGCCGCGCTCGCAGCCGCGTCCGTCACCGGCACGCTGCCCGCAGGTCCCGCCCTTCGCCGTCGAGACCCCATCCAGCTCCGCTGCGAGGCGGAGCTCCACACCAAGGCCCTGTGCGCCACGGAGGGTGGCTTCTCGCTCCACGCCGCAACGACGGCGAGGGCCGGCGATGCCGCGGGACGAGAGGCACTGTGTGCAAGTACATCCTGCGCCCGCCGATCGCGAACGAACGCGCCCAGCTCCTTGGCGACGACCTCGTGCGCCTCGTCCTCAAGAGGCCGTTCAGCGACGGGACCTTCGCGCTCGACCTCGACCCGCTCGCCCTCCTGGTGCGGCTCGCGACCACGGTGCCACCTCCCGGCTTCCACACCGTCAGGTACGCCGGCGTGCTCGCCGCCGCCAGCAAGTGGAGAGCCCGAGTCGTTCCCCCTCCGCCGTCGCCGGCACCCTCGGCGCATGCAGAAGGCGACCCGAGTTGCACGACGAGCTGCGCGACCTGCAGCCCGAAGGCGAAGGACAAGCCGGCCACCCATCGTTCGGGATATCGCCCTGGCGGAGCTGCTCATGCGCGCGTTCAAGATCGACGTCGAGCGCTGCGACAACTGCGGTGGGCGAATGAAGCTCCGTCACCTCGTCATGGCCACGGCCAGCATCGAGAGATACCTCGCGTGGCTCGGCGAGCCGTCCGATCCGCCACGCCTCGCACCCGCACGCGGTCCACCCTACTTCAAGCACCCCGCCATCCGCCGGCGGCTGGCCGACCCTGGCGAGCCTGCTCAGGCGGAGCTGTTCGACGCGCACTGA
- a CDS encoding transposase, with the protein MSNHMHQIWACDFIQTFDLWFRPLFAFFIPLLGLPRVVIELGSRKVVSVGVTCNPSSSWVAQQLRNATAFGVGPHFIIRDRDDKYGGDFDRVARGVGTRVLKTPVRAPKANAFCERFMGSVRRECLDHVLVLGERQLLEILVEYARYFDQDRTHQGIDQLIPAGCSTAAAGRGAVIARPVLNGLHHEYRRAA; encoded by the coding sequence GTGAGCAATCACATGCACCAGATCTGGGCGTGTGACTTCATCCAGACGTTCGACCTCTGGTTCCGCCCACTCTTCGCGTTCTTCATCCCACTTCTGGGACTTCCCAGGGTCGTCATTGAGCTGGGATCGCGCAAGGTCGTGAGCGTGGGCGTCACGTGCAACCCGAGCTCGAGCTGGGTTGCACAGCAACTCCGCAACGCCACAGCGTTTGGCGTCGGGCCGCACTTCATCATTCGAGACCGTGACGACAAGTACGGAGGTGACTTCGACCGCGTCGCCCGCGGAGTCGGCACGAGGGTGCTGAAAACGCCCGTCCGGGCGCCGAAGGCGAACGCTTTCTGTGAACGTTTCATGGGGAGTGTCCGTCGCGAGTGCCTCGACCACGTCCTGGTGCTCGGCGAGCGTCAGCTGCTCGAGATTCTCGTCGAGTACGCGCGCTATTTTGATCAGGACCGGACTCACCAAGGGATCGATCAACTCATCCCGGCTGGCTGCTCGACGGCGGCTGCGGGGCGCGGTGCGGTGATCGCGCGCCCCGTCTTGAACGGACTGCATCACGAGTACCGGCGAGCGGCGTGA